A part of Miscanthus floridulus cultivar M001 chromosome 6, ASM1932011v1, whole genome shotgun sequence genomic DNA contains:
- the LOC136460703 gene encoding uncharacterized protein, whose amino-acid sequence MSFPLGEVIQNQDATGRTTKWVLKLMGQGIMYASRIANKSQVLADFVVEWTEVQMPPAVIDQEYWTMYFNGSLMKKGANIGLVFVSTLGVRMRYMVCLYFPSSNNMAKYEALINGLRIAIELGIRCLDVRGDSLLVIDQVMKESNYHDVKMTAYCQEVRRLEDKFDGLELNHILRRLNEVADTLAKATSS is encoded by the coding sequence atgtccttccccctcggtgaggtcatccaaaaccaggacgCCACAGGAAGAACCACGAAATGGGTGCTCAAGCTGATGGGGCAGGGCATTATGTATGCCTCCCGAATAGCCAAcaagtcccaagtgttggctgatttcgtcgtggaatggaccgaggtccaaatgccaccagcagtcattgatcaagagtactggacaatgtacttcaatggatcgctgatgaagaagggtgccaaCATAGGTCTGGTCTTCGTGTCaacccttggggtacgcatgaggtacatggtctgtctctatttcccctcctccaacaatatggccaaatatgaggcgctcatcaatggcctacgcattgccattgagctgggcatccgatgccttgaTGTTAGAGGAGATTCCTtgctggtcatcgaccaggtcatgaaggagtcaaactaccacGATGTTAAGATGAccgcatactgccaagaagtccgccgattggaggacaaattcgatggccttgagctcaatcacatcctaaggcgaCTCAATGAGGTGGCTGACACACTTGCGAAAGCTACATCCAGCTGA
- the LOC136460704 gene encoding uncharacterized protein, producing MKFLAVPNYTYLKLKILSPSAIITIGTSFQHSYECEVECCDHAIAIVASGELTAIKKEVTKEASDPKKSIRSFNPTKGSKEVIIDPDSPNGKVVHIGTVLSSK from the coding sequence atgaagttcttggccgtccccaactatacctacctcaagctaaagatactGAGCCCCAGCgcgatcatcaccatcggcacctccttccagcactcctatgagtgcgaggtcgagtgctgcgatcatGCTATAGCAATCGTTGCCTCCGGAGAGCTCAccgccatcaagaaggaggtcaccaaagaagcgtCCGACCCTAAGAAGTCAATCAGGTCTTTCAATCCTACGAAGGGCTCTAAAGAGGTCATCATAGATCCCGACAGCCCCAATGGCAAggtggtgcacattggcaccgtgctttcctctaaatag
- the LOC136458384 gene encoding uncharacterized protein — MARAHPTSSTSKHRPIVVMASSSPALLHAAWITAVVAVCLALCTIHSRKSSSSSSRRRRVSRAASSSNHRCGSRESNGAGSVGTAATTPAKVSPTPSDTAKASGADVVGPVTVIDVGTHGPIPPAFLPPDPLPPRRSLSSAKHTRFAERVGRIRSMHRGGSGEAAAAAAEDDVFVGCHRGGKVGEEGTLWTKTIILGERCHVPSSSDEEDGVDSVTVKKWKSYRRPRQPRSVPVTRSNSFAGVGSAAARRPTNSRF; from the coding sequence ATGGCAAGAGCGCACCCTACCTCCTCTACGTCCAAGCACCGGCCGATCGTCGTCATGGCCTCCTCCTCCCCGGCGCTCCTCCACGCCGCGTGGATCACGGCCGTCGTCGCCGTCTGCCTCGCACTGTGCACCATCCACTCCCGCAAgtcctcgtcatcgtcatcgCGCCGGCGCCGGGTCTCGCGTGCCGCGTCGTCGTCCAACCACCGCTGTGGGTCCAGGGAGAGCAACGGCGCCGGCAGCGTTGGCACGGCCGCAACCACGCCGGCCAAGGTGTCCCCGACGCCGAGCGACACCGCCAAGGCCAGCGGGGCTGACGTCGTTGGCCCCGTCACGGTGATCGACGTCGGGACGCACGGGCCCATCCCGCCGGCGTTCCTACCGCCGGACCCGCTCCCCCCGCGCCGGAGCCTGTCGTCGGCGAAGCACACCCGGTTCGCCGAGCGGGTCGGGAGGATACGGTCGATGCACCGCGGCGGATCGGgggaggccgccgccgctgccgcggaGGACGACGTCTTCGTGGGGTGCCACCGCGGCGGCAAGGTCGGGGAGGAAGGCACGCTGTGGACGAAGACCATCATCCTTGGGGAGCGGTGCCACGTCCCGAGCAGCAGCGACGAGGAGGACGGCGTCGATAGCGTGACGGTCAAGAAGTGGAAGAGCTATCGGCGCCCAAGGCAGCCGCGGTCGGTGCCAGTCACCAGGAGCAACTCCTTCGCCGGCGTGGGAAGCGCCGCCGCACGCAGACCTACCAACTCACGCTTCTAG